A window of Cryptomeria japonica chromosome 3, Sugi_1.0, whole genome shotgun sequence contains these coding sequences:
- the LOC131074898 gene encoding protein LEAD-SENSITIVE 1, which translates to MENTPCAPRPRIHVEMSRSEILAGDHIYTSRGSYDHHGIYIGENRVIHFQNSVEGTILASSSPPVGPCPNCRYRSETSGVVVSCLDCFLLGGKIYRYEYGRGITSTLTKQPWCASAASDVPENVICRSKELLKYGFGEYDVVRNNCEHFALLCKTGEGRISGQVVTLSSVASVVVGGLVAVPILLYRYNKKRWARKLAKAT; encoded by the exons ATGGAGAATACTCCCTGCGCACCGAGGCCCCGCATCCACGTTGAGATGAGCAGAAGTGAAATCTTAGCCGGGGATCACATTTACACTTCGCGGGGCTCCTACGACCACCACG GTATTTATATTGGGGAGAATCGAGTAATACATTTTCAAAATTCCGTAGAAGGCACGATTCTTGCAAGTTCCAGTCCTCCAGTGGGGCCGTGCCCTAATTGCAGGTACCGCAGCGAAACGAGTGGAGTCGTAGTGAGTTGCTTAGATTGCTTTCTATTGGGCGGAAAGATTTATAGATATGAATATGGAAGAGGAATCACTTCTACTCTAACAAAACAGCCATGGTGCGCGTCTGCCGCTTCTGATGTCCCGGAAAATGTAATATGTCGTTCAAAGGAGCTGCTTAAATATGGGTTTGGAGAGTACGATGTGGTTAGGAACAATTGTGAGCACTTTGCTCTCTTGTGTAAGACCGGGGAGGGTCGTATAAGTGGGCAAGTCGTCACTTTGTCGTCTGTTGCATCGGTAGTTGTCGGGGGCCTAGTGGCGGTGCCCATCCTGTTATATAGGTATAATAAGAAACGATGGGCGCGCAAATTGGCAAAAGCCACTTGA